CGGTGAGTTCGCCCGCATCGGTTTTTCACCCATCGGACTGGCAATGGGTAATGCCATGACTGCATCTACTGAGTTCTCCGGTTTGAGTTACTATAATCCCGCACAATCAGCTGCAACAAGCACCTCTGTTCCCGTTCATTTTTCCTCAGCTTTGATGGAGTTCGACAGAAATCTTCACATGGTATCTGCACAGTTTCAGCTTCCTCCATCCGCCGGAATTTCCATCTCACTCATTAATGCGAGAACCGCAGACATTGACGGTAGAAATTTAAGCGGTTACCACACCGGATATTTAAACAGTTCGGAGTATCGATTGAGCGGTGCATTTGGAATCCGTTTTTCTGATTCTCTACTGGCTGGAATCGGTATACACTACAACTATTCAACCCTGCACGATGAGGTGCCCGCTGTTCAGGGGGTTGGACTGGATATTGGATTTTTAACCAGGCTTACGGATCAGCTTCAGGCCGGTCTTTCCATTCAGAATCTTCTCTCCTCCCGTTCAATTGACAGTTCCGATCTTTATGGCACAGAATCACGCCCAAGAGCAGAAAAAGATCCCCTTCGAATCCTGACAGGCTTCAGTTACTCGCCGATAGAGAACTGGTCGATTCATGTCGATGTTGAACACAGAGTCAACTACGGAGAAGAGCTGTCTGACGGTTCAGGTCTAAATAACATTCAAGAAGGTGCGAATTTTCTAAGATTGGGAAGTAACTATCGTCTTCATGAAAGAATTTCTGTTCGGGGCGGACTCAGATGGCAGGAAAAAAATCCGGATCGTAAAATTCATCCGTCTACAGGATTTTCAATCCACCTGCCATTCGATCATTATACACCCTCCATCGATTACGCATTTGTGCCGGAGCCTTCCGGAATCTCCACCATGCATGTATTCGGGTTGCGAATGAATTTATAAGCAGCAGGCTTATTATTTTATCGTGAGAAAACCGTTTTGGAATCTTCCGGATTGAAAATACCTTTACTTATTACAACCAAAACAGAATAAAAAAATTGATTCAAAGACCCATGTCTGACAAATCCATCACTTTGACGCCATCTCATAAATCGCTCTTCTGGTGGTATCTGCTGGGCTTCATCCTCATTCCCCTGTTCGGCGTGGGGATCTATCTGATCTACAGATTTTATTCATCTCACAACTCGATTGTATATACAATCACAGATCATGCTATAACGGCGAAAGATTCTAGAATTGAACAGAAAATGGATCTCGTCAACATTCATGATGTGGATGTCACCCAAAAATGGATCGATAAAAAGTTTGGGATCGGGATCGTTACCATTCATTCAAACTCCAGGACTGTAGATTTGATCGGACTGGAAAATCCGCAAAAGCTTGCTGACATGATTCTGTCGGCGGCAAAGGCTGAACGCAAACGAATTTCTGAACTGAAAACAAGAACTGCCAGGGAGGAACCCTCCGCTCCCGGAAGAGATGACCGGATGGACTACTTGACGGGCCTCTGGCAGCAGGGACTGATCTCCGAAGAGGATTACGAAAAAGAGAGAAAACATTTTGAGTAAGTTTCTCAACTCCCCTCTTGAGAGGGGAAAAGCAAAGGTGAGAATGCGTCAGCATTACTCACTGTGCGAGGGGTGTGTTATTGGGTATAACAAAAACGAGCTTATGCAAATCTTAGAGGTAAAATCTGAGCTCAGCAATAACACACCTCTGAATCCTACGTTGAACACTCCGGATTCTGTCTCCTCTCAAGTGGAGATGTCCACAAACCTCCCCTCTCGAGAGGGGAAAAGTTTGAATGAAAGCGCGAAGCGTGCTTCATTCAAGCAAGGGGTGTGTTCCTGGGTTTGAGATAAAACAAAGAAATGAGTTCTCGACTTCATCCCAA
This is a stretch of genomic DNA from Rhodohalobacter barkolensis. It encodes these proteins:
- a CDS encoding PH domain-containing protein, coding for MSDKSITLTPSHKSLFWWYLLGFILIPLFGVGIYLIYRFYSSHNSIVYTITDHAITAKDSRIEQKMDLVNIHDVDVTQKWIDKKFGIGIVTIHSNSRTVDLIGLENPQKLADMILSAAKAERKRISELKTRTAREEPSAPGRDDRMDYLTGLWQQGLISEEDYEKERKHFE